The following DNA comes from Acholeplasma equirhinis.
AATTTCTGGATAATTTATATCTAACCCTAATGAATAAAGACATTGAAGTTGCCACTGAAATAATTCATGATCTGTAACTTTTAATAAGATATTTTTAATCTCATTACCAATATTTAGTTGTTTATTAAATGGATTAATCTTCAATTTTACTCTCCTAAACCCTCTAAAGTCGCTATATATACGCATTTACTTATACAATTAATTGATAAATTATGTTAAAAATGTTACAATGATAAAGGAATTATTATATAATGTAAAAAACGAGGTGAATTGCAAGAAATGGAAATGTTTAAAAAATATATGCCTCAAATCTCCCTTGGTGCCGGGATCTTAGTTCTATTATGTCTCTTTTTGCCGACAATATCAATTAGAACTACAACTGGTGATTACGAATTCTTAGGGATGTTCGTGGCTTTTGGATCTAACTCAACTGAATTTAAGTTTCAAATGAATTTTGTATTATTACTTGCATTCTTATTACCTATTATCGCAGGTTTAATTCATTTTTTCACAAAGAATCATCCTAAGAAATTATTATTCCAATACATTTCAGTTACTTTATTCGTAGTTGGTGGTATCTTATTCTTCTCATCACCTGCTTTATTCCAAGCATTAACTGGTCAAGTTTTCATTGATAATGCAGCTAATCTTTATACTGCAAATTATGGATTTGGAGCAATCTTATCAGGTGTCTTTTCAATTCTTACAGCATTAACTTCTGTAATGACTGCTTTAGTTGTTGAATAAAAAAAGGCGAAAGCCTTTTTTATTTAATTAGATTTAAAGTTTTCAAAATACCTTTGTAGTAATTTAGACCATTCAATAAAACAATTTCATCAAAATTAAAGAAATTTGAATGCAGAGGATGAATATATCCTCTTTTTTCATTTCTTGAACCTATTAATGCAAAGAACCCTGGTACTGCTTTTTGGTAATATGCAAAGTCTTCTGAGAACATATAAGGTTTAGTTTCGACAATTTCATCTTTTGACAATGATTTTTTTACAATCTCATAAAGTTCTGGTGCATTATTAACCGCTGGATAATAATCTACAATATTTGTTTTAATTTCAACACCATACATATTAGATATACCTTCTGCCATAGAAACCATACGTGCTTTCATTGTTTCAAAAGTATGATCATCAAATCCACGCATTGTACCAGATAAGGTAACTTTATTCGCAATAATATTTCTAGCTTCTCCACCATGAATGGTACCAATTGTAATGACACCGGATTCAAGTGGATCTGTGTATCTTGAAATGATTTCATTTAAAGATGTTACAAGTTGACTAGCAGCAATAATAGCATCTTTACCTTCTTGAGGCATCGCACCATGCGCAGATGTTCCTAAAACTTCAAAATCAAATTCAGCATTACGTGCTAATAGTGGTCCTGCTTTAATTCCGACTTTACCTTCAGGTAGTCCTGGGAAAAGATGGATACCAAATATCATTTCAACATTAAAATCAGATAATGCACCTTCTTCAATCATAACCTTAGCACCACCTGGACCTTCTTCTGCAGGCTGGAAGAGTAATACAATACTCTTTTCAGGTTCGCTTTGAGTTGATAGGAATTCTGCTAGACCTAATAACACTGACATGTGACCATCATGACCACAAGCATGCATTTTACCATCGTATTTAGATTTAAAGTCAACATTTGTTGCTTCAAATACAGGTAGTGCATCCATGTCTGAACGAAAAGCAATCGCTTTTTTTGATTTACCTTTTTTAACAGCAACTAAACCAGTTTTTGCGTATACTTTAGGTTCATACCCCCAAGATTCAAGTTTAGTTTTTACATAATTAAAAGTTTCAAATAAATCGAATTCTAGTTCTGGTATCTGATGTAATTCACGTCTGTATTGTGTTAATTTTTCTAACATGAAAATCACTTCCTTAAATCATCTAGGATTTTAGTTTTATCAATCGTTTTTTCGTCTTTATATTTAATAATTCTTGCAGGTGTACCAGCAACAACGGCATTTTCAGGGACATCTTGTGTAACAACTGCTCCAGCTGCAACAACTGCACCGCGGCCAATTCTAACACCTTCTAATACGACAGCATTCGCACCAATTAGTACATTATCTTCAATAATGACTGGAGTTGCACTTGGTGGTTCTAATACACCAGCTAAAACAGAACCAGCACCGATATGACAGTTATCGCCAACTTCAACTCTAGCTCCTAAGACAACATTCATATCAATCATTGTTCTTTTACCAACAACTGCACCAATGTTAATGACAGAACCCATCATAATCACTGCTTCATCTTTGATAACTGCATGTTCACGAATCCAAACACCTGGTTCAATTCTTGCATTTATCTTTGTCAGATCAATCATTGGAATTGCTGAATTTCTACGGTCATTTTCAATAACATAATCAACAATTTCTGATTTATTATTTTCTATAAACGGTAAAACATCTTTTGCTTCACCAAAAATTACACCTGAATGCTTGTCACCAAAATATCTTAATGAACTTAAATCAAGTTTTGATAAATCACCTTTAATATAAACTTTTACTGGTGTTTTTTTAGTTGACTCCTTAATAAACTTCGCAAGTTCATAAGGATCTTTCATAAAATCACTCATTATATATCTCCTAATAGATCATCCATACCGAATAATCCCTTTTCTTTATTTTGTATAAACTTAGCTGCTTTTAATGCACCAATTGCAAACACTCTTTTGTCGTGTGCAATATGCTTTATTTCAATTGTTTCAGAAAGGTTTGAAAAAATGACTTCGTGTTCACCTACATAATTTCCTAAACGCAATGCATGCATATGAATACCCTTTTCACTACTATCACCATGAATAATTGGTGTTTCATAAGATAAATTTTTAGAAATATTTTCTGCCATTGTTAAAGCTGTGCCACTTGGTGCATCCTTTTTAAAACGATGGTGTTTTTCAACAAGTTCGATGTCATAGTTATCATCGATTTTAGATGCAATCATTTTTAATGCTTGGTTAACTAAATAAACACCTACTGAATAATTTGTTGAATAAAAAATAGGAATTTCTAAACTTGCTTCAACAATTTTCTTATAATCACTTTTAGAGTAACCAGTTGTTGCAAGAACAAGTGCTAATTTTGTTTGTTTAGCATACTTTAATATTTGATCTAAATTAGATGGATGAGAAAAATCAACTAAAACATCTGCTTTTTCAAGTTCTTGGATGCTTGATTTACTGATTTTAGTTTCTTGTAAATCAAGTCCACCTACAAATTCTAATGTTTCATCTGCCATAACTGCTTCATAAACATTTTGACCCATCTTACCTAGAATACCTGAAATAATTATTTTAACCATGGTTCACCAACTGATATTTTTTTAGTACTTCTACTAACATCTTATCATTTTTCTTTTCAATCGGTAAGAGTGGTAATCTTGGTTTTCCACAGTTAAAGCCCATATGATTTAATGCGGCTTTGACTGGAACTGGATTTGTTTCAATAAATAATATTTGATTTAAGTCGTTAAGTTCTAAAAATTCTTTATCTACATTGTTACCAACTTTATAAAGTCTAACAAGTGATGATAAAATCGCAGGAATGATGTTTGCAGTAACAGATATCGTTCCATGTCCACCCATTTTTAAGACATCAAGTGTTTGATCATCATTACCTGAAAGTACAACAAAATTAGGGCCACATAGTTTAATAATTTCTGCTACTTGATTCAAATTGCCACTTGCTTCTTTGATACCAATAATGTTAGAAACTTTTGAAAGTTCGAAAACAGTTTTTGCTTCCATATTGATACCAGTTCTTGAAGGTACATTATATAAAATGACTGGTATTGAAACAGATTGTGCTATTTTCTTAAAGTGTGCAACTAATCCCTTTTGACTTGGTTTATTGTAATAAGGTGTAACAACAAGTAAGCCATCAGCACCTAATTTTTGTGTAAGTTTAGAAAATGAAATGGATGCTTTCGTATCATTCGTACCAGTTCCAACCACAAGTGGAATTCTTTTATTTACATAACTTACTGCAAATTCAATTAAAGCTTTCTTTTCTTTTAAACTCATTGTGGCAGCTTCTGCAGTAGAACCAAGTAAAACAACATAATCTGTACCATTTTGCATATGGAAATCAAGGAGTTCTTTCAATACATCATAGTTAACTTTATTTTTAATAAACGGTGTAACAAGTGCGACACCAACACCTGTGAAATTCATACGATACCCTCCTTAATTAAATATTCTGCAATTTGAATTGCATTGGATGCTGCACCTTTTCTAATATTATCAGCAACCGACCAAAGTAGTACTTTGTTTTTATGATTTAAATCAAGTCTTAATCGCCCAACCATCACCTTATCTTGACCTGATGCATCCAGTGGTGTCGGATATACTGAATGATTAAAATAAATGATTGTATCATGTTTCATAAATACAGATTTTAATCTTTCCAAGTCAACTTCTTTTTCCGTTTCAACAACCATTGAAACACTGTGACCATTAAAAACTGGGACTCTCACACAAGTTGCATTTATTTCCATTTGTTTATTCAAAATCTTTTGAGATTCATTAACCATCTTCATTTCTTCTTTAGTGTAACCACTCTCTAAAAATGAATCAATTTGAGGAATGACATTACTATAAATTTGTTTTGGATAAAATTCTGGTGGAAATCCTTGTTCCCCACGTTTTAAATCATTCAAACCAGGCGTTCCAGAACCTGAAACTGCTTGATATGAACTATAGGATACTGCCTTCACATTAAATAATTTATCAATCACTTTAAGTGGAACAACACTTTGAATTGTTGAACAGTTTGGATTTGCGATTAAGTGATTGTCCTTGTTTAAGATATGTCCATTGATTTCTGGAACAATTAATGGTACGGTAGGATCCATTCGCCATTGACTAGAGTTATCAATAACATAAACACCTTTACTTGCTAAAAATGGTCCATATTGTTTAGATAATTCACTATCAATTGCAAAGAATGCAAAATCTAATTCCATATTAAATGCTTCTTCTTTAAGTTCAATAATAGGATATGTTTTGTCTCTAAAAGTTACATTTAGTCCAACTGAACGACTTGATGCAAAAACATAAAGATTTTCTACATCAATTGAAGATTCTTCTAATACTTTAATCATTGTTTGACCAACAAGTCCAGTAGCACCTAGAATTGCAACATTATATTTTTTCATTGCCATTCTCCTTTAACTATTTTTTCTGCTGGTCCAATTAAATAAAGTTTTTCATCTTGAATTTCCACCTTTAACAAACCACCAGGTACAACGATATCTAACTGATTTGATGACACTCGCTTTGTGATATATGCATGAAATGCAGATGCTGAAACACCAGTTCCACAACTTAAAGTCCATCCTGCACCACGTTCAAAAGTTGTTATTTTTAATGTAGATTCATCAATCACTTCAACAAAATTAACATTTGTTTCATCTCTAAAGAGTGGATCTCTTTGTATCATTAATCCAAGATCTTCGCTTGTCATACTTTCTTCATCGAGATATACAACAGTATGCATTGTTCCAACTTTTAGAACATATCCATTAACTTTTTGAAAGTTATACGGTTCTAAAGCATTGTTAATTTTTGTCAAATCATCGAGTCCTAAGTTTAGTTCTGCTGGACCTATATCTACTCTTACTAAACCATCTTTAATTTCTACGTATTTTATACCGGCTAATGTTTCAACTGAAAAACTTGTATTTTTAATAAAGCCATGATCAAAAACAAACCTAGCAAATGCACGAATACCATTCCCACACATTTTAGCAATGCTTCCATCTGAATTGTAATAGTTCATTTTGATATCAGCTATTTGTGATTTAGAAGGATATAGAATACCATCTGCGCCAATGCCAAAATGACGATCACATACTTTCGCTGCAATCTCACTCGGGTTTTTGAGTT
Coding sequences within:
- the dapF gene encoding diaminopimelate epimerase, producing the protein MYIEKYQATGNDFIMFKEELKNPSEIAAKVCDRHFGIGADGILYPSKSQIADIKMNYYNSDGSIAKMCGNGIRAFARFVFDHGFIKNTSFSVETLAGIKYVEIKDGLVRVDIGPAELNLGLDDLTKINNALEPYNFQKVNGYVLKVGTMHTVVYLDEESMTSEDLGLMIQRDPLFRDETNVNFVEVIDESTLKITTFERGAGWTLSCGTGVSASAFHAYITKRVSSNQLDIVVPGGLLKVEIQDEKLYLIGPAEKIVKGEWQ
- the dapD gene encoding 2,3,4,5-tetrahydropyridine-2,6-dicarboxylate N-acetyltransferase: MSDFMKDPYELAKFIKESTKKTPVKVYIKGDLSKLDLSSLRYFGDKHSGVIFGEAKDVLPFIENNKSEIVDYVIENDRRNSAIPMIDLTKINARIEPGVWIREHAVIKDEAVIMMGSVINIGAVVGKRTMIDMNVVLGARVEVGDNCHIGAGSVLAGVLEPPSATPVIIEDNVLIGANAVVLEGVRIGRGAVVAAGAVVTQDVPENAVVAGTPARIIKYKDEKTIDKTKILDDLRK
- the dapA gene encoding 4-hydroxy-tetrahydrodipicolinate synthase gives rise to the protein MNFTGVGVALVTPFIKNKVNYDVLKELLDFHMQNGTDYVVLLGSTAEAATMSLKEKKALIEFAVSYVNKRIPLVVGTGTNDTKASISFSKLTQKLGADGLLVVTPYYNKPSQKGLVAHFKKIAQSVSIPVILYNVPSRTGINMEAKTVFELSKVSNIIGIKEASGNLNQVAEIIKLCGPNFVVLSGNDDQTLDVLKMGGHGTISVTANIIPAILSSLVRLYKVGNNVDKEFLELNDLNQILFIETNPVPVKAALNHMGFNCGKPRLPLLPIEKKNDKMLVEVLKKYQLVNHG
- a CDS encoding M20 metallopeptidase family protein produces the protein MLEKLTQYRRELHQIPELEFDLFETFNYVKTKLESWGYEPKVYAKTGLVAVKKGKSKKAIAFRSDMDALPVFEATNVDFKSKYDGKMHACGHDGHMSVLLGLAEFLSTQSEPEKSIVLLFQPAEEGPGGAKVMIEEGALSDFNVEMIFGIHLFPGLPEGKVGIKAGPLLARNAEFDFEVLGTSAHGAMPQEGKDAIIAASQLVTSLNEIISRYTDPLESGVITIGTIHGGEARNIIANKVTLSGTMRGFDDHTFETMKARMVSMAEGISNMYGVEIKTNIVDYYPAVNNAPELYEIVKKSLSKDEIVETKPYMFSEDFAYYQKAVPGFFALIGSRNEKRGYIHPLHSNFFNFDEIVLLNGLNYYKGILKTLNLIK
- the dapB gene encoding 4-hydroxy-tetrahydrodipicolinate reductase, producing MVKIIISGILGKMGQNVYEAVMADETLEFVGGLDLQETKISKSSIQELEKADVLVDFSHPSNLDQILKYAKQTKLALVLATTGYSKSDYKKIVEASLEIPIFYSTNYSVGVYLVNQALKMIASKIDDNYDIELVEKHHRFKKDAPSGTALTMAENISKNLSYETPIIHGDSSEKGIHMHALRLGNYVGEHEVIFSNLSETIEIKHIAHDKRVFAIGALKAAKFIQNKEKGLFGMDDLLGDI
- a CDS encoding aspartate-semialdehyde dehydrogenase, with translation MKKYNVAILGATGLVGQTMIKVLEESSIDVENLYVFASSRSVGLNVTFRDKTYPIIELKEEAFNMELDFAFFAIDSELSKQYGPFLASKGVYVIDNSSQWRMDPTVPLIVPEINGHILNKDNHLIANPNCSTIQSVVPLKVIDKLFNVKAVSYSSYQAVSGSGTPGLNDLKRGEQGFPPEFYPKQIYSNVIPQIDSFLESGYTKEEMKMVNESQKILNKQMEINATCVRVPVFNGHSVSMVVETEKEVDLERLKSVFMKHDTIIYFNHSVYPTPLDASGQDKVMVGRLRLDLNHKNKVLLWSVADNIRKGAASNAIQIAEYLIKEGIV